Proteins from a genomic interval of Flammeovirgaceae bacterium SG7u.111:
- a CDS encoding PAS domain-containing protein translates to MINLKYSNSPYQATEGVVCNYCPNGKLNYTNPFFSKHFVTRKETGSAPHSIWTYLPDEDKHILESAHKKLNPEHPIMSCRFRLKKPMSNSGIWYNWSVTGVFDGRGNILSLSATGNYSENLNPKPIGSGASSLGIDVSDNLLAQLFHALPGTFCLVDLGNDSIIYMHNNLNSHPELGLVKGGCFSSFIHSFIDQKHQEYFRHQLRKIEVGGASKAEAIVACSGSGSKENWQKIMMTPFAYKGQVQHDLVLFFFTDVTKNMLQARSLAVANERFTLLSKAGKQAIWDWEVGSNKFWWNDVFYRMFGFGRDCQPTVKSLLGFIHPHDTERVESSFNKALAARQTSWEIEFRCRMFDGNYGHVLSRAAIIINENGETERVVGAIIDITNQKLEELALEESQVRYSMATKAGQTGVWEMSLQDNNTFVDENLISIFGYSSEEFFQKVGDWHDLIKNEDRNAHQDAIKDYLQGKSGSFEEVHRKIDKNGSERWVLSRGVVIKDEGGIPQKIVGTDTDITAYKLAEEALQDAHQQLETVVRDKERLFSMINHEIRNPMNTVIGIAHLLGATNKDENTAELINTLNFSAENLLGVVNDILDFSKIKAGKLQAVNDVFNIYNLLKSIEQSFAPLAAKKNIYLRLEICESLPKYVVGDKFRLSQILNNLLSNAIKFTQEGGVVLSVWASGGSSAQHCIKFEVRDTGIGISPEKQEVIFEPFGQAENETSAQYGGTGLGLAIVKELLQLMGGHIFLSSYENIGTSFKIDLPFEGHSGVYEEKLQETMEEIFEGIRILYVEDVLPNQVLMKGFAKKWKAELDVASNGYEAIELVKENRYDLILMDIQMPGLDGFETSKRIRGLDKGYVKEVPIIALTGEVYEDMELPLKEAGMNDYLGKPIKPSVLGKKIAFFQNLGNKGLEDKLENVDFEETDKLFADNPDTYQHFLTLSVEEIEESRRAIVQAIREWDFATFRHHRHKMNGVLVTLKLHTFAKSLEKLKGLIEENQNVVDREQTATEIDKQFMLAIQVLKEKISIIN, encoded by the coding sequence ATGATAAACCTAAAATATAGTAACTCACCTTACCAAGCCACCGAAGGGGTAGTATGTAACTATTGTCCCAATGGTAAGCTAAACTACACAAATCCTTTTTTTTCGAAGCATTTTGTTACACGAAAAGAAACAGGATCAGCTCCGCATTCTATTTGGACTTATCTTCCAGATGAAGATAAGCATATTCTTGAATCTGCACATAAAAAGTTAAACCCTGAGCATCCAATTATGTCTTGTAGGTTTCGATTGAAAAAACCTATGAGTAATAGTGGGATTTGGTACAACTGGTCTGTTACAGGGGTTTTTGATGGAAGAGGAAATATTCTTTCACTTTCTGCTACAGGAAATTATTCTGAAAATTTAAATCCTAAACCTATAGGCTCAGGCGCTTCGAGCCTTGGAATAGATGTTTCAGACAATTTGCTAGCCCAGCTTTTCCATGCTCTGCCAGGTACATTTTGCTTGGTCGATTTGGGAAATGACTCGATTATCTACATGCACAACAATTTGAACAGTCACCCTGAGCTTGGGCTAGTGAAAGGTGGTTGTTTTTCTTCATTTATCCACAGTTTTATTGATCAGAAACACCAAGAATATTTTCGCCATCAGTTAAGGAAAATAGAGGTTGGAGGTGCAAGTAAAGCTGAGGCAATAGTTGCCTGCTCAGGTAGTGGATCAAAAGAAAATTGGCAAAAAATAATGATGACGCCGTTTGCCTACAAGGGGCAAGTACAACACGACCTTGTCCTATTTTTCTTTACTGATGTAACTAAAAACATGCTGCAGGCACGTTCGCTAGCAGTTGCAAACGAACGGTTCACCCTGCTGAGCAAAGCGGGGAAACAGGCTATTTGGGACTGGGAAGTAGGGAGCAATAAATTTTGGTGGAACGATGTGTTCTATCGGATGTTTGGTTTTGGACGAGATTGCCAACCTACAGTTAAAAGCCTTTTAGGGTTTATCCATCCTCATGATACTGAAAGGGTAGAAAGCAGCTTCAATAAAGCCTTGGCGGCGCGTCAGACAAGTTGGGAAATAGAATTTAGGTGTAGGATGTTTGATGGGAACTATGGACATGTGCTAAGCAGGGCAGCTATTATAATCAATGAAAACGGTGAGACGGAGAGGGTAGTCGGGGCTATTATAGATATCACCAACCAGAAGCTTGAAGAATTGGCTTTGGAAGAAAGTCAGGTTCGCTACAGCATGGCTACTAAAGCGGGGCAAACAGGGGTTTGGGAGATGAGCCTTCAAGATAATAACACCTTTGTTGATGAAAATTTGATTTCCATATTCGGCTATTCTTCAGAAGAGTTTTTCCAAAAAGTAGGCGACTGGCATGATCTTATAAAGAATGAAGATAGAAATGCTCATCAGGATGCTATTAAAGACTACTTGCAAGGAAAATCGGGGTCTTTTGAAGAAGTACACAGAAAAATAGATAAGAACGGTTCGGAGAGGTGGGTGCTTTCAAGAGGGGTGGTAATAAAGGACGAAGGGGGAATCCCGCAAAAAATAGTGGGAACCGATACGGATATAACGGCGTATAAGCTTGCAGAAGAAGCTTTGCAAGATGCCCACCAGCAATTGGAAACTGTGGTTAGGGACAAAGAGCGCCTTTTTTCCATGATAAACCATGAGATAAGAAACCCAATGAATACGGTGATTGGGATAGCTCATTTGTTGGGGGCGACAAATAAAGATGAGAATACAGCGGAACTTATCAATACGTTGAATTTTTCTGCGGAAAATCTACTCGGAGTAGTGAACGATATTTTAGATTTCTCAAAAATAAAAGCAGGAAAACTTCAAGCCGTAAATGACGTTTTTAATATATACAACCTACTTAAAAGCATAGAACAGAGCTTTGCCCCACTAGCGGCAAAAAAGAATATCTATCTGCGCCTCGAAATTTGCGAAAGCCTTCCTAAGTATGTGGTAGGCGATAAATTCAGATTGAGCCAAATACTTAATAACCTACTTTCCAACGCTATAAAATTCACCCAAGAAGGAGGTGTGGTACTTAGCGTTTGGGCATCAGGAGGCAGTTCTGCACAGCACTGCATAAAGTTTGAAGTAAGAGATACGGGAATCGGTATTTCTCCAGAAAAGCAAGAGGTGATTTTTGAACCTTTTGGACAGGCTGAGAATGAAACATCGGCGCAATATGGAGGAACAGGACTAGGGCTTGCCATAGTGAAAGAATTGCTACAGCTCATGGGAGGACATATCTTCTTGAGCAGTTACGAAAACATAGGCACTTCTTTCAAGATCGACTTGCCCTTTGAAGGACATTCGGGTGTTTACGAGGAAAAATTGCAGGAGACCATGGAAGAAATTTTTGAAGGAATAAGAATATTGTATGTGGAAGATGTGCTTCCCAATCAGGTGCTTATGAAAGGCTTTGCCAAAAAATGGAAGGCGGAGCTGGATGTTGCGTCTAATGGTTATGAGGCTATTGAGCTAGTGAAAGAAAACAGGTATGACCTGATATTGATGGATATTCAAATGCCTGGGCTTGATGGCTTCGAAACATCCAAACGGATTAGGGGCTTAGATAAAGGGTATGTGAAAGAAGTACCTATCATAGCCCTTACAGGGGAGGTGTATGAAGACATGGAATTGCCATTGAAAGAAGCAGGGATGAATGATTATTTGGGGAAACCGATTAAGCCGTCTGTTCTTGGTAAGAAAATTGCCTTTTTTCAGAATCTCGGCAATAAAGGTTTGGAGGACAAGCTGGAAAATGTGGATTTTGAAGAGACAGATAAATTATTTGCCGATAATCCAGATACTTATCAGCATTTCCTCACGTTGTCTGTAGAAGAAATAGAAGAAAGCCGAAGGGCAATAGTCCAAGCCATACGTGAATGGGATTTTGCAACTTTTCGGCATCATAGGCATAAAATGAATGGCGTGCTTGTTACCCTAAAGCTCCACACATTTGCTAAGTCTTTGGAGAAATTAAAAGGCTTGATTGAAGAAAACCAGAATGTGGTTGATAGAGAGCAGACGGCAACAGAAATTGACAAGCAATTTATGTTGGCCATTCAAGTTTTAAAAGAGAAAATTTCAATTATAAACTAA
- a CDS encoding YceI family protein, with the protein MKKVIIAALSVLMLSAFITNAPVKYSVDAASSTLTWKASKVTGSHTGNVSVSEGNLDYADGELKGGEFTIDMTSITCTDIEDAETNGKLIGHLKSADFFSVADNATSTFKITKVEKIKKNEFKVTGNLTIKGITNSLSFPATVKEKNGNVEAAATIKVDRTKYDIKYGSGSFFDGLGDKMIYDEFELDLKLVAKSS; encoded by the coding sequence ATGAAAAAGGTAATTATTGCAGCACTTAGTGTATTAATGTTATCAGCATTTATTACAAATGCACCCGTAAAATATTCAGTAGATGCAGCAAGCAGCACGCTGACATGGAAAGCATCTAAAGTTACTGGATCGCACACTGGTAACGTCAGCGTTTCGGAAGGAAACTTAGACTATGCGGATGGCGAATTGAAAGGAGGAGAATTTACTATTGACATGACTTCAATTACATGTACCGATATAGAAGATGCAGAAACTAATGGCAAATTGATCGGGCATTTGAAATCTGCTGATTTCTTTTCAGTAGCTGACAACGCTACATCTACGTTCAAAATAACGAAGGTGGAAAAAATAAAGAAAAACGAGTTCAAAGTAACAGGTAACCTTACTATCAAAGGAATTACAAATAGCCTTTCGTTCCCAGCTACTGTAAAAGAAAAGAATGGAAATGTTGAAGCTGCGGCCACTATTAAAGTTGACAGAACAAAATACGATATAAAATATGGTTCTGGAAGCTTTTTCGATGGGCTAGGTGACAAAATGATCTATGACGAGTTTGAACTTGACCTCAAGTTAGTAGCAAAAAGCTCATAA
- a CDS encoding succinate dehydrogenase cytochrome b subunit, with the protein MTSSIFRKNLMALTGLFLCFFLVIHLVGNLQLLLPPEKAAVQFNIYSRILSGNILIKVISWVLFAAIILHSVYAVVLTIKNNKASGGKYAYDKRGGASTWQSRNMGLLGSVIFLFLVMHLKDYWYSYSFTQIPLDSEGNKDLFTIVVTSYKDIWYVALNIIAFIALGYHLIHGINSAFKSLGAYPKRLAKFLYFSGIALAVLLTVGFVFIPIFVHLNYHL; encoded by the coding sequence ATGACCTCATCTATATTTCGTAAGAATCTGATGGCCCTTACGGGGCTTTTTCTCTGTTTTTTTCTAGTTATTCACCTAGTAGGAAATTTACAACTACTATTGCCCCCCGAAAAAGCTGCTGTTCAGTTTAATATTTATTCAAGGATTCTTTCTGGAAATATTCTTATAAAAGTTATTTCTTGGGTGTTGTTTGCTGCTATTATTTTGCATAGTGTTTATGCAGTTGTTCTTACTATAAAAAACAACAAAGCGAGCGGTGGGAAATATGCATACGACAAAAGAGGAGGGGCAAGTACGTGGCAGTCAAGAAATATGGGGTTGCTTGGAAGCGTGATTTTTCTATTTCTAGTAATGCACTTAAAAGATTATTGGTATTCATATTCTTTTACCCAAATACCATTGGATTCCGAAGGAAACAAAGATCTGTTCACGATTGTAGTGACTTCCTACAAAGATATCTGGTATGTAGCTTTGAATATTATTGCTTTTATAGCACTAGGCTACCACCTTATCCATGGGATTAATAGTGCTTTCAAATCTCTTGGAGCATATCCAAAGAGACTAGCTAAGTTTTTATATTTCTCTGGTATAGCTCTAGCGGTCTTACTTACAGTGGGTTTTGTTTTCATTCCTATTTTTGTTCATCTCAACTATCATCTCTAA
- a CDS encoding fumarate reductase/succinate dehydrogenase flavoprotein subunit, translating to MPDIHTKLDAKIPEGPLSEKWSLYKATCRLVSFNNKKKLDIIVVGTGLAGSSAAASFAEAGYNVKAFCFQDSARRAHSVAAQGGVNSAKNYQNDGDNIYRMFYDTLKGGDFRAREANVYRLAECSTNLIDQAVAQGVPFAREYGGYLSNRSFGGVQVRRTFYARGQTGQQLLLGSYSALMRQVDLGKIKLFTRHEMLELVMVDGKARGVIVRNLDTGQIERHGAHAVVLATGGFGKIFYLSTLAMGCNGSAIWRAHKKGAYMASPSWTQIHPTSLPQSGEHQSKLTLMSESLRNDGRIWVPKKKSDERRPNDIPESERDYYLERRYPAFGNLAPRDISSRAAKERIDAGHGVGAMKNAVYLDFKHAIEEYGEETIKARYGNLFRMYEKITGVNAYKEPMKISPAAHFSMGGLWVDYELGTTIPGLYALGECNFGDHGANRLGANSLLQACVDGYFIIPYTIGNYLADEIEAGEVNVNSPEFEKAEKRVVDMLDKLIAIKGSKPTDYFHKKLGRIIWDYCGVTRTEEGLTKAIEMIKELRKEFWVDLKVLGTAGEVNSELEKAGRVADYLELGELMCKDALTRNESCGAHFREEFQTEDGEALRDDEHYRFISCWEHKGEGVEAVLHKEALEFKEAKVIARNYKK from the coding sequence ATGCCAGATATTCATACTAAGCTAGATGCAAAAATTCCTGAGGGACCACTTTCGGAAAAGTGGAGCCTTTACAAAGCAACTTGCCGGTTAGTGAGTTTCAATAACAAAAAGAAGCTTGACATTATAGTAGTGGGAACGGGTTTGGCAGGAAGTTCGGCAGCTGCATCCTTTGCGGAGGCAGGATATAACGTAAAAGCTTTTTGCTTCCAAGATTCTGCCCGTAGGGCGCATTCAGTAGCTGCCCAAGGAGGAGTGAACTCAGCAAAAAACTATCAAAATGATGGCGATAATATTTATCGTATGTTTTACGATACGCTAAAAGGCGGGGATTTTAGGGCAAGAGAAGCAAATGTATATCGCTTAGCTGAATGCTCTACTAACCTAATTGATCAAGCTGTAGCCCAAGGTGTTCCATTTGCCAGAGAATATGGAGGCTATTTATCCAATAGATCTTTTGGAGGGGTTCAAGTGAGAAGAACATTTTATGCAAGAGGGCAGACAGGTCAGCAATTGTTGTTAGGTTCCTATTCAGCACTTATGCGGCAAGTTGATTTGGGGAAAATAAAGCTTTTTACCCGTCATGAAATGTTAGAGCTAGTGATGGTGGATGGTAAAGCCAGGGGTGTTATCGTAAGAAACTTGGATACGGGGCAAATAGAGCGACATGGGGCGCATGCTGTAGTTTTGGCAACTGGTGGGTTTGGCAAAATATTTTATTTGTCGACCTTGGCAATGGGCTGCAATGGCTCGGCTATTTGGAGAGCTCATAAAAAAGGAGCTTATATGGCTTCGCCTAGTTGGACGCAGATCCACCCTACTTCTTTACCCCAGTCTGGGGAGCACCAGTCAAAGTTAACCCTTATGTCAGAGTCGCTTAGGAACGATGGAAGAATATGGGTTCCCAAGAAAAAAAGTGACGAAAGGAGACCAAACGATATTCCTGAAAGTGAACGGGATTACTATTTGGAAAGGCGATATCCGGCTTTTGGAAACCTAGCCCCCAGAGATATTTCTTCCCGAGCTGCAAAAGAGCGTATTGATGCTGGACATGGAGTAGGGGCAATGAAAAATGCGGTTTATTTGGATTTTAAGCATGCCATTGAAGAATATGGAGAAGAAACCATAAAAGCTAGGTATGGTAATCTGTTTAGGATGTATGAGAAAATTACAGGGGTTAATGCCTATAAAGAGCCAATGAAAATCAGCCCTGCTGCCCACTTTTCTATGGGCGGGCTTTGGGTCGATTATGAATTGGGTACAACAATTCCTGGGCTTTATGCCTTGGGCGAATGCAATTTTGGAGACCATGGGGCAAATAGGCTAGGTGCAAATTCCCTATTGCAAGCTTGTGTAGATGGTTATTTTATCATTCCTTACACCATTGGTAATTATTTGGCAGATGAAATTGAGGCTGGAGAAGTTAATGTAAATTCTCCTGAGTTTGAAAAGGCGGAGAAAAGGGTGGTGGATATGTTGGATAAATTGATAGCAATAAAGGGTTCAAAACCAACAGATTATTTCCATAAAAAGCTAGGGCGGATTATTTGGGATTATTGCGGGGTTACCCGTACCGAAGAGGGGCTCACAAAAGCTATCGAAATGATAAAAGAACTCAGAAAGGAATTTTGGGTCGACTTGAAAGTGTTGGGCACTGCCGGAGAGGTCAACTCTGAGTTGGAAAAGGCAGGTAGAGTGGCAGATTATTTAGAGCTTGGGGAGCTTATGTGCAAGGATGCCCTCACCAGAAATGAATCATGCGGAGCGCATTTTAGGGAAGAATTCCAAACGGAAGATGGTGAAGCACTGAGAGATGATGAGCATTATCGGTTTATTTCATGTTGGGAACACAAAGGTGAGGGAGTAGAAGCTGTTCTGCATAAAGAGGCATTGGAGTTTAAAGAGGCAAAAGTGATAGCAAGAAATTATAAAAAATAG
- a CDS encoding succinate dehydrogenase/fumarate reductase iron-sulfur subunit codes for MKLKLKVWRQLNAEAKGQIVDYELEGVEADMSFLEMLDYLNEKLILTNEIPIEFDHDCREGICGTCGLFINGRAHGPLEGTTTCQLHMRSFNDGDTIFIEPFKGGAFNVTRDLRVDRSAFDRIITAGGYISTPVGDAPEANAIPITYDMAESAFDSAACIGCGACVATCKNGSAALFTAAKVAHLAKLPQGKVESKQRAVKMVSQMDAEDFGHCTNTGACEIECPQEISIANIARMNWEFNKAKLLG; via the coding sequence ATGAAACTCAAACTGAAAGTATGGCGGCAGCTTAATGCAGAAGCAAAAGGGCAGATAGTTGATTATGAGCTTGAGGGTGTAGAAGCTGATATGTCTTTTTTGGAAATGCTAGATTACTTGAATGAAAAGCTGATTTTAACGAATGAAATCCCTATAGAATTTGATCACGATTGTAGAGAGGGGATTTGTGGAACCTGTGGTTTGTTTATTAACGGAAGGGCGCATGGTCCTTTGGAGGGGACTACTACTTGCCAGCTGCACATGAGGAGTTTTAATGACGGTGATACTATTTTTATAGAACCCTTTAAAGGTGGAGCGTTTAATGTAACGCGCGATCTTCGAGTAGATCGATCAGCATTTGATCGAATTATTACTGCTGGCGGTTATATATCCACACCGGTAGGCGATGCACCCGAAGCCAATGCTATTCCCATTACCTACGATATGGCTGAATCCGCCTTCGACTCGGCAGCTTGTATAGGGTGTGGGGCTTGTGTAGCTACGTGTAAAAATGGTAGTGCGGCATTATTTACAGCAGCTAAAGTGGCGCATTTGGCCAAATTGCCACAAGGAAAAGTTGAAAGTAAGCAAAGGGCTGTCAAAATGGTAAGCCAAATGGATGCGGAAGACTTTGGGCATTGCACTAATACAGGAGCTTGTGAAATAGAGTGTCCCCAAGAAATTTCAATTGCAAATATTGCTCGAATGAATTGGGAGTTTAACAAGGCAAAACTGCTAGGCTGA
- a CDS encoding glutamine synthetase beta-grasp domain-containing protein translates to MAKSKLEYIWLDGYKPTQSLRCKTKIVSDFDGKLESCDMWSFDGSSTEQAEGGSSDCLLKPVAIYPDPARKNGYLVMTEVLNADGTPHPTNGRATIDDDDNDFWFGFEQEYFLWDPSTNLPLGFPEGGYPAPQGPYYCSVGAKNAYGREIIEEHLDLCLEAGLNVEGINAEVAAGQWEFQCFAKGAAAAGDEIWVARYLLERTAEKYGVAIEYHPKPLGDTDWNGSGMHANFSNEILRTCGSKEVYEKICEAFAPVVKEHIDVYGAHNDERLTGKHETQSIDQFSFGISDRGASIRIPIATVEKGWKGWLEDRRPASNGDPYKIAARIIKTVKSAKI, encoded by the coding sequence ATGGCAAAAAGTAAGTTAGAGTACATCTGGTTAGATGGATACAAGCCTACACAGAGCTTGAGGTGTAAAACAAAGATCGTTTCTGATTTTGATGGTAAGTTGGAATCTTGCGACATGTGGTCTTTCGACGGAAGTTCAACTGAGCAAGCGGAAGGTGGTTCTTCTGACTGTCTTTTGAAACCTGTAGCCATTTACCCAGACCCTGCAAGAAAGAACGGATACTTGGTAATGACTGAAGTTTTGAACGCCGATGGTACTCCACATCCAACAAATGGTCGTGCTACTATTGACGATGACGATAATGATTTCTGGTTTGGGTTTGAGCAAGAGTACTTCTTGTGGGATCCATCTACCAACCTTCCTCTAGGTTTCCCTGAAGGCGGATACCCTGCTCCTCAAGGTCCTTACTACTGCTCAGTAGGTGCTAAAAATGCATACGGAAGAGAGATCATTGAAGAACACTTAGATCTTTGCCTTGAGGCTGGATTGAACGTAGAAGGTATCAATGCAGAGGTTGCTGCCGGACAGTGGGAATTCCAGTGCTTTGCAAAAGGTGCTGCTGCTGCTGGTGACGAGATCTGGGTTGCAAGGTATTTATTAGAAAGAACCGCTGAAAAGTACGGTGTTGCTATCGAATACCATCCTAAGCCTCTTGGCGATACGGACTGGAACGGTTCTGGTATGCACGCTAACTTCTCTAACGAAATATTGAGAACATGTGGTTCTAAAGAAGTGTACGAGAAAATATGTGAAGCATTCGCTCCTGTAGTAAAAGAGCACATCGACGTTTATGGTGCGCACAACGACGAGCGTTTGACTGGTAAGCACGAAACTCAATCAATCGACCAATTTAGCTTCGGTATATCTGACCGTGGTGCTTCTATCCGTATTCCTATCGCAACGGTAGAGAAAGGATGGAAAGGATGGTTAGAAGATAGAAGACCTGCTTCTAATGGAGATCCTTACAAAATTGCTGCAAGGATTATCAAAACAGTGAAGTCGGCTAAGATTTAA
- a CDS encoding NCS2 family permease, whose amino-acid sequence MNSFFKLKENKTNIRTEVTAGLTTFFTMAYIIFVNPEILSKTGMDYNSVMLATCIAAGVGTLIMGLLANYPFAQAPGMGLNAFFTFSVVMTMGYTWQQALGAVFISGIIFILLTVTGLRKSIVDAIPPVIRMSIPAGIGMFIAFIGLNNAGIVRTNQGPIIDILFANSGAEATELIPLINSAAPQVLQLGNMTDPAVLLAVIGLLFTSVLIVLNIRTALFFGIVGTMLLGIPMGVTHIPENLLQQEFSIEPTFMKLDITGLFTSTSDDQSFFGLLITLVVLVISFTLVDFFDTIGTLMGTAARGGFLDKEGKLPRINRALTADAVATTLGALLGTSSVTTYIESGSGIVAGGKTGLTAVVVAILFFLSILLAPFAGIFPAAATSPALIIVGVMMMSSLKKVNFDDIEEALPAFSIVAFMPFTYSIANGIAAGLIFYSLVKIVRGKYKEVSPIVYFITLLFIVRFLFV is encoded by the coding sequence ATGAATTCATTTTTCAAACTCAAAGAAAATAAAACCAACATACGGACCGAGGTAACGGCTGGGCTCACCACCTTCTTCACCATGGCCTATATTATCTTCGTCAACCCCGAAATCCTTTCCAAAACAGGAATGGACTATAATAGCGTGATGCTAGCCACTTGCATAGCCGCAGGAGTGGGCACGCTTATTATGGGTTTACTGGCCAACTATCCGTTCGCCCAAGCTCCAGGGATGGGGCTCAATGCCTTTTTCACCTTCTCTGTGGTAATGACCATGGGTTATACTTGGCAGCAAGCTTTAGGAGCAGTTTTCATCTCGGGAATTATTTTCATCCTACTCACCGTTACAGGGCTGCGCAAAAGTATAGTAGACGCCATCCCTCCCGTAATTAGGATGTCGATCCCTGCGGGCATAGGCATGTTCATTGCCTTTATTGGGCTCAATAATGCTGGTATTGTCCGAACAAACCAAGGACCTATTATCGATATTTTATTTGCCAACTCAGGAGCTGAAGCTACCGAACTTATCCCTTTGATCAACTCCGCTGCTCCGCAAGTACTCCAGTTGGGCAACATGACCGACCCAGCAGTGCTCCTGGCGGTTATAGGCTTGCTGTTTACCAGCGTCCTTATCGTGCTCAACATAAGGACCGCCTTGTTCTTTGGGATTGTAGGCACTATGCTACTCGGCATTCCTATGGGCGTTACCCACATCCCCGAAAACCTTCTCCAACAAGAATTCAGCATCGAGCCTACATTTATGAAGCTGGATATTACCGGGTTATTTACTAGCACAAGCGATGATCAGTCATTTTTTGGGCTTCTGATCACCTTAGTCGTATTGGTTATATCCTTCACCCTTGTCGATTTCTTTGATACCATAGGCACGCTGATGGGAACTGCAGCACGAGGAGGGTTTCTTGATAAAGAAGGCAAGCTTCCTCGCATAAACAGGGCATTGACTGCCGATGCTGTAGCCACTACGCTTGGCGCTTTATTAGGCACGTCTTCGGTTACTACTTATATAGAAAGTGGATCGGGAATAGTAGCTGGCGGAAAAACAGGACTGACTGCTGTAGTAGTTGCCATATTATTCTTCCTTTCCATCTTATTAGCTCCTTTTGCTGGAATTTTCCCCGCCGCAGCAACCTCACCTGCACTTATTATTGTCGGGGTAATGATGATGTCGTCACTCAAAAAAGTCAACTTCGATGACATAGAAGAAGCGCTTCCAGCCTTTTCCATCGTAGCCTTTATGCCTTTTACCTATAGTATAGCCAATGGAATTGCCGCTGGGCTTATCTTTTATAGCCTTGTAAAAATAGTGAGAGGTAAATACAAAGAAGTTAGCCCTATTGTCTATTTCATTACCCTGTTATTTATAGTACGCTTCTTATTTGTATAA